A window of Rhinolophus ferrumequinum isolate MPI-CBG mRhiFer1 chromosome X, mRhiFer1_v1.p, whole genome shotgun sequence contains these coding sequences:
- the LOC117025633 gene encoding melanoma-associated antigen 10-like, giving the protein MTSGHPRGHVLSTVGGVPDPAKNQGLIMPHRQMNELRKLGEDHQEPRQYPDLLEAEVFWAMEEDVLSVSSSSSSSPSIVFPDSPEEVAAAVVPSLPQSPPGACPSPEATGALPLSEIQGAGSSSQVEEQQSTMEDLDESESSLRRAVHLKMPKLVKFLLQKYRAKELTTKAEMLSSVIKEYEDDFTEILRQASLCMQRVFGIDVKEVDPSDHSYVLVNSLGLTYDGMGSDGRRMPKNGLLVMLLCVILMGGDSVPEEKVWEALNIMGVHDGTEHYIYGEPRELITKVWVQEQYVEYRQVANSDPARYEFLWGPRAHAETTKLKVLQFLFRVSSMDTRPIPFQSEEAESDEEERA; this is encoded by the exons ATGACGTCAGGTCATCCCAGGGGCCACGTCTTGTCCACGGTGGGAGGAGTCCCAGATCCTGCCAAGAATCAAG GACTCATCATGCCTCACCGTCAGATGAATGAGCTCCGCAAGCTTGGGGAAGACCATCAGGAGCCAAGACAGTACCCGGACCTGTTGGAGGCGGAAGTGTTCTGGGCTATGGAAGAGGATGTCCTATCagtttcctcctcctcatcttcttcCCCCTCTATTGTATTCCCAGACAGTCCAGAGGAGGTGGCTGCTGCTGTGGTACCTAGTCTTCCTCAGAGCCCACCAGGCGCCTGTCCCTCCCCTGAGGCCACGGGGGCACTTCCATTGAGCGAAATCCAGGGAGCGGGCTCCAGCAGCCAAGTTGAGGAGCAGCAAAGCACCATGGAGGACCTGGATGAATCCGAGTCCTCTCTCAGACGGGCAGTGCATTTGAAGATGCCCAAGTTGGTGAAGTTCCTGCTCCAGAAGTACCGTGCAAAGGAGCTGACCACAAAGGCGGAAATGCTGAGCAGCGTCATCAAAGAGTACGAGGACGACTTCACTGAGATCCTCCGCCAAGCTTCGCTGTGCATGCAGAGGGTCTTTGGCATTGATGTGAAGGAAGTGGACCCCAGCGACCATTCCTATGTCTTGGTCAACTCGCTGGGGCTCACCTATGATGGGATGGGGAGCGATGGGCGCCGTATGCCCAAGAACGGCCTGCTGGTCATGCTACTGTGTGTGATCCTCATGGGGGGCGACAGTGTCCCTGAGGAGAAAGTGTGGGAAGCACTGAATATTATGGGGGTGCATGATGGCACGGAGCATTATATCTATGGGGAGCCCAGGGAGCTGATCACCAAGGTGTGGGTGCAGGAACAATATGTGGAGTATCGGCAGGTGGCCAACAGTGATCCTGCTCGTTATGAGTTCCTGTGGGGTCCCAGGGCCCACGCTGAAACCACCAAGTTAAAAGTCCTTCAGTTTTTGTTCAGGGTCAGTAGCATGGATACCAGGCCCATCCCATTCCAGTCTGAAGAGGCTGAGAGTGATGAGGAAGAGAGGGCCTGA
- the LOC117025638 gene encoding melanoma-associated antigen 10-like has product MSHRQMNELRKLGEDHQEPRGKQGLLEVQAFRDEKMEAMPLSSSASPPSVLFPDSQEEVAAAVASIPPHSPLGACLSSAAMETPPLNHTEEACSISQCDEGPRAMEDTGDTESSLKEALHLKMGNLVKFLLLKYRAQEPTTKAEMLSIIQEHEDHFPELLREASLCLQLVFGVDVKEVDPRDCSYVLVNSLGLTYDGMGSDWRRMPKNSLLVMLLCVIHLEGDIVPEEKVWEALNVMGVHDGVENSMYGEPRELITKVWVQEQYVEYRQVANSDPARYEFLWGPRAYAETTKLKVLQFLFRVSSMDTRPIPFQSEEAESDEEERA; this is encoded by the coding sequence ATGTCTCACCGTCAGATGAATGAGCTCCGCAAGCTTGGGGAAGACCATCAGGAGCCAAGAGGGAAGCAGGGTCTTTTGGAGGTGCAGGCGTTCAGGGATGAAAAGATGGAAGCCATGCCCCTCTCCTCCTCAGCTTCCCCCCCCTCTGTCCTGTTCCCAGACAGCCAAGAGGAGGTCGCTGCTGCTGTGGCGTCCATTCCTCCCCACAGCCCACTGGGTGCCTGCCTCTCCTCTGCTGCCATGGAGACCCCTCCATTGAACCACACTGAGGAAGCGTGCTCCATCAGCCAATGTGATGAGGGCCCACGCGCCATGGAAGACACAGGAGACACCGAATCCTCTCTCAAAGAGGCCCTACATTTGAAGATGGGCAACCTAGTGAAGTTCCTGCTCCTGAAGTACCGTGCACAGGAGCCGACCACCAAGGCAGAAATGCTGAGCATCATCCAAGAGCATGAAGACCACTTCCCCGAGCTCCTCAGGGAAGCTTCGCTGTGCCTGCAGCTGGTCTTTGGTGTTGATGTGAAGGAAGTGGACCCCAGGGACTGTTCCTATGTCTTGGTCAACTCGCTGGGGCTCACCTATGATGGGATGGGGAGTGATTGGCGCCGCATGCCCAAAAATAGCCTGTTGGTCATGCTCCTCTGTGTGATCCACCTGGAGGGCGACATTGTCCCTGAGGAGAAAGTGTGGGAAGCCCTGAATGTCATGGGGGTGCATGATGGGGTGGAGAATTCCATGTATGGGGAGCCCAGGGAGCTGATCACCAAGGTGTGGGTGCAGGAACAATATGTGGAGTATCGGCAGGTGGCCAACAGTGATCCTGCTCGTTATGAGTTCCTGTGGGGTCCCAGGGCCTACGCTGAAACCACCAAGTTAAAAGTCCTTCAGTTTTTGTTCAGGGTCAGTAGCATGGATACCAGGCCCATCCCATTCCAGTCTGAAGAGGCTGAGAGTGATGAGGAAGAGAGGGCCTGA
- the TMEM185A gene encoding transmembrane protein 185A isoform X3 — protein sequence MNLRGLFQDFNPSKFLIYACLLLFSVLLALRLDGIIQWSYWAVFAPIWLWKLMVIVGASVGTGVWARNPQYRAEGETCVEFKAMLIAVGIHLLLLMFEVLVCDRIERGNHFWLLVFMPLFFVSPVSVAACVWGFRHDRSLEVVCVPLWILMSFLCLVVLYYIVWSVLFLRSMDVIAEQRRTHITMALSWMTIVVPLLTFEILLVHKLDGHNAFSCIPIFVPLWLSLITLMATTFGQKGGNHWWFGIRKDFCQFLLEIFPFLREYGNISYDLHHEDNEETEETPVPEPPKIAPLFRKKTRVVITQSPGKYVLPPPKLNIEMPD from the exons GCTGGCCCTTCGTCTGGATGGCATCATTCAGTGGAGTTACTGGGCTGTCTTTGCACCAATATGGCTGTGGAAGTTAATGGTCATTGTTGGAGCCTCAGTTGGAACTGGAGTCTGGGCCCGAAATCCCCAATATCG AGCAGAAGGAGAAACGTGTGTGGAGTTCAAGGCCATGCTGATTGCAGTGGGCATCCACTTGCTCCTGTTGATGTTTGAAGTGCTGGTCTGTGACAGGATCGAGCGAGGCAACCATTTCTGGCTCCTGGTCTTCATGCCGCTGTTCTTCGTTTCCCCGGTGTCTGTGGCAGCTTGTGTTTGGGGCTTTCGACATGACAGGTCACTGGAG gTTGTGTGTGTCCCGCTGTGGATTCTCATGTCCTTTCTGTGCCTGGTGGTCCTCTATTACATCGTGTGGTCCGTCCTGTTCCTGCGCTCCATGGACGTGATTGCAGAACAACGAAGGACACATATCACAATGGCACTGAGCTGGATGACCATTGTTGTGCCTCTCCTTACCTTTGAG ATCCTGCTGGTTCACAAACTGGACGGCCACAATGCATTCTCCTGTATACCAATATTTGTCCCCCTTTGGCTTTCCTTGATCACTCTGATGGCAACCACCTTCGGACAGAAGGGAGGGAACCACT ggtgGTTTGGTATTCGCAAGGATTTCTGTCAGTTCCTCCTTGAAATCTTCCCATTTTTGAGAGAATACGGAAACATTTCCTACGACCTCCATCATGAAGATAACGAGGAAACCGAAGAAACACCAGTTCCAGAACCTCCTAAAATTGCTCCTCTGTTTCGAAAGAAGACCAGGGTAGTTATCACTCAGAGCCCTGGGAAGTACgtcctcccacctcccaaattAAACATTGAAATGCCAGATTAG
- the TMEM185A gene encoding transmembrane protein 185A isoform X1, which yields MNLRGLFQDFNPSKFLIYACLLLFSVLLALRLDGIIQWSYWAVFAPIWLWKLMVIVGASVGTGVWARNPQYRAEGETCVEFKAMLIAVGIHLLLLMFEVLVCDRIERGNHFWLLVFMPLFFVSPVSVAACVWGFRHDRSLELEILCSVNILQFIFIALRLDKIIHWPWLVVCVPLWILMSFLCLVVLYYIVWSVLFLRSMDVIAEQRRTHITMALSWMTIVVPLLTFEILLVHKLDGHNAFSCIPIFVPLWLSLITLMATTFGQKGGNHWWFGIRKDFCQFLLEIFPFLREYGNISYDLHHEDNEETEETPVPEPPKIAPLFRKKTRVVITQSPGKYVLPPPKLNIEMPD from the exons GCTGGCCCTTCGTCTGGATGGCATCATTCAGTGGAGTTACTGGGCTGTCTTTGCACCAATATGGCTGTGGAAGTTAATGGTCATTGTTGGAGCCTCAGTTGGAACTGGAGTCTGGGCCCGAAATCCCCAATATCG AGCAGAAGGAGAAACGTGTGTGGAGTTCAAGGCCATGCTGATTGCAGTGGGCATCCACTTGCTCCTGTTGATGTTTGAAGTGCTGGTCTGTGACAGGATCGAGCGAGGCAACCATTTCTGGCTCCTGGTCTTCATGCCGCTGTTCTTCGTTTCCCCGGTGTCTGTGGCAGCTTGTGTTTGGGGCTTTCGACATGACAGGTCACTGGAG tTAGAAATCCTGTGTTCTGTCAACATTCTCCAGTTTATATTCATTGCCTTAAGACTGGACAAGATCATCCACTGGCCCTGGCTt gTTGTGTGTGTCCCGCTGTGGATTCTCATGTCCTTTCTGTGCCTGGTGGTCCTCTATTACATCGTGTGGTCCGTCCTGTTCCTGCGCTCCATGGACGTGATTGCAGAACAACGAAGGACACATATCACAATGGCACTGAGCTGGATGACCATTGTTGTGCCTCTCCTTACCTTTGAG ATCCTGCTGGTTCACAAACTGGACGGCCACAATGCATTCTCCTGTATACCAATATTTGTCCCCCTTTGGCTTTCCTTGATCACTCTGATGGCAACCACCTTCGGACAGAAGGGAGGGAACCACT ggtgGTTTGGTATTCGCAAGGATTTCTGTCAGTTCCTCCTTGAAATCTTCCCATTTTTGAGAGAATACGGAAACATTTCCTACGACCTCCATCATGAAGATAACGAGGAAACCGAAGAAACACCAGTTCCAGAACCTCCTAAAATTGCTCCTCTGTTTCGAAAGAAGACCAGGGTAGTTATCACTCAGAGCCCTGGGAAGTACgtcctcccacctcccaaattAAACATTGAAATGCCAGATTAG
- the TMEM185A gene encoding transmembrane protein 185A isoform X2: protein MKWNCKFLIYACLLLFSVLLALRLDGIIQWSYWAVFAPIWLWKLMVIVGASVGTGVWARNPQYRAEGETCVEFKAMLIAVGIHLLLLMFEVLVCDRIERGNHFWLLVFMPLFFVSPVSVAACVWGFRHDRSLELEILCSVNILQFIFIALRLDKIIHWPWLVVCVPLWILMSFLCLVVLYYIVWSVLFLRSMDVIAEQRRTHITMALSWMTIVVPLLTFEILLVHKLDGHNAFSCIPIFVPLWLSLITLMATTFGQKGGNHWWFGIRKDFCQFLLEIFPFLREYGNISYDLHHEDNEETEETPVPEPPKIAPLFRKKTRVVITQSPGKYVLPPPKLNIEMPD, encoded by the exons GCTGGCCCTTCGTCTGGATGGCATCATTCAGTGGAGTTACTGGGCTGTCTTTGCACCAATATGGCTGTGGAAGTTAATGGTCATTGTTGGAGCCTCAGTTGGAACTGGAGTCTGGGCCCGAAATCCCCAATATCG AGCAGAAGGAGAAACGTGTGTGGAGTTCAAGGCCATGCTGATTGCAGTGGGCATCCACTTGCTCCTGTTGATGTTTGAAGTGCTGGTCTGTGACAGGATCGAGCGAGGCAACCATTTCTGGCTCCTGGTCTTCATGCCGCTGTTCTTCGTTTCCCCGGTGTCTGTGGCAGCTTGTGTTTGGGGCTTTCGACATGACAGGTCACTGGAG tTAGAAATCCTGTGTTCTGTCAACATTCTCCAGTTTATATTCATTGCCTTAAGACTGGACAAGATCATCCACTGGCCCTGGCTt gTTGTGTGTGTCCCGCTGTGGATTCTCATGTCCTTTCTGTGCCTGGTGGTCCTCTATTACATCGTGTGGTCCGTCCTGTTCCTGCGCTCCATGGACGTGATTGCAGAACAACGAAGGACACATATCACAATGGCACTGAGCTGGATGACCATTGTTGTGCCTCTCCTTACCTTTGAG ATCCTGCTGGTTCACAAACTGGACGGCCACAATGCATTCTCCTGTATACCAATATTTGTCCCCCTTTGGCTTTCCTTGATCACTCTGATGGCAACCACCTTCGGACAGAAGGGAGGGAACCACT ggtgGTTTGGTATTCGCAAGGATTTCTGTCAGTTCCTCCTTGAAATCTTCCCATTTTTGAGAGAATACGGAAACATTTCCTACGACCTCCATCATGAAGATAACGAGGAAACCGAAGAAACACCAGTTCCAGAACCTCCTAAAATTGCTCCTCTGTTTCGAAAGAAGACCAGGGTAGTTATCACTCAGAGCCCTGGGAAGTACgtcctcccacctcccaaattAAACATTGAAATGCCAGATTAG
- the TMEM185A gene encoding transmembrane protein 185A isoform X4 — MNLRGLFQDFNPSKFLIYACLLLFSVLLALRLDGIIQWSYWAVFAPIWLWKLMVIVGASVGTGVWARNPQYRAEGETCVEFKAMLIAVGIHLLLLMFEVLVCDRIERGNHFWLLVFMPLFFVSPVSVAACVWGFRHDRSLELEILCSVNILQFIFIALRLDKIIHWPWLVVCVPLWILMSFLCLVVLYYIVWSVLFLRSMDVIAEQRRTHITMALSWMTIVVPLLTFEILLVHKLDGHNAFSCIPIFVPLWLSLITLMATTFGQKGGNHCRVVWYSQGFLSVPP; from the exons GCTGGCCCTTCGTCTGGATGGCATCATTCAGTGGAGTTACTGGGCTGTCTTTGCACCAATATGGCTGTGGAAGTTAATGGTCATTGTTGGAGCCTCAGTTGGAACTGGAGTCTGGGCCCGAAATCCCCAATATCG AGCAGAAGGAGAAACGTGTGTGGAGTTCAAGGCCATGCTGATTGCAGTGGGCATCCACTTGCTCCTGTTGATGTTTGAAGTGCTGGTCTGTGACAGGATCGAGCGAGGCAACCATTTCTGGCTCCTGGTCTTCATGCCGCTGTTCTTCGTTTCCCCGGTGTCTGTGGCAGCTTGTGTTTGGGGCTTTCGACATGACAGGTCACTGGAG tTAGAAATCCTGTGTTCTGTCAACATTCTCCAGTTTATATTCATTGCCTTAAGACTGGACAAGATCATCCACTGGCCCTGGCTt gTTGTGTGTGTCCCGCTGTGGATTCTCATGTCCTTTCTGTGCCTGGTGGTCCTCTATTACATCGTGTGGTCCGTCCTGTTCCTGCGCTCCATGGACGTGATTGCAGAACAACGAAGGACACATATCACAATGGCACTGAGCTGGATGACCATTGTTGTGCCTCTCCTTACCTTTGAG ATCCTGCTGGTTCACAAACTGGACGGCCACAATGCATTCTCCTGTATACCAATATTTGTCCCCCTTTGGCTTTCCTTGATCACTCTGATGGCAACCACCTTCGGACAGAAGGGAGGGAACCACTGTAG ggtgGTTTGGTATTCGCAAGGATTTCTGTCAGTTCCTCCTTGA